The Mycolicibacterium mageritense genome contains a region encoding:
- the idsA2 gene encoding bifunctional (2E,6E)-farnesyl/geranyl diphosphate synthase, with the protein MAGAVTDQLRTYLHERRRDCAYIGTEYAELTAALEEFVLRGGKRLRPAFAYWGWRAVVAPPDAPAGPGVLRLFAALELLQACALIHDDVIDDSDTRRGLPTVHRLFTERHRERGWRGSSAQFGLSAAILAGDLALAWADDIVATADLTPDAHLRVHDVWGYIRTEVLGGQYLDIVAESSGAETVASAMNVNTYKTASYTVARPLQLGAAAAADRPDVQEIFHQIGNDLGVAFQLRDDVLGVYGDPAVTGKPSGDDLRSGKRTVLLAEALELADKSDPAAATLLRDTVGTELSDAQVHDLRAAIESVGALSAVENHIELLTHRALELLDAAPVHDQAKIGLAELARLAANRSA; encoded by the coding sequence TTGGCCGGAGCCGTCACCGATCAGTTGCGTACGTATCTTCACGAACGACGCCGGGATTGCGCCTATATCGGCACCGAGTACGCCGAACTCACCGCGGCACTCGAAGAATTCGTGCTGCGTGGCGGAAAGCGGTTGCGCCCGGCCTTCGCCTACTGGGGTTGGCGCGCGGTCGTGGCGCCGCCCGACGCGCCTGCCGGCCCCGGCGTACTGCGCCTCTTCGCGGCCCTTGAGCTGCTGCAGGCCTGCGCGCTGATCCATGACGACGTCATCGACGACTCCGACACCCGGCGCGGCCTGCCCACCGTGCACCGGTTGTTCACCGAGCGCCACCGCGAACGCGGATGGCGCGGATCGTCGGCGCAGTTCGGCCTGTCCGCGGCGATCCTGGCCGGTGACCTCGCGCTGGCGTGGGCCGACGACATCGTCGCGACCGCGGACCTGACGCCCGATGCGCATCTGCGGGTCCACGACGTGTGGGGCTATATCCGCACCGAGGTGCTCGGCGGCCAGTATCTCGACATCGTGGCCGAGTCCAGCGGCGCAGAGACCGTCGCGTCGGCCATGAACGTCAACACCTACAAGACCGCGTCGTACACGGTTGCCAGGCCGCTGCAGCTCGGCGCGGCCGCCGCGGCCGACCGGCCCGATGTGCAGGAGATCTTCCACCAGATCGGTAATGATCTCGGGGTGGCGTTCCAATTGCGCGACGACGTGCTCGGCGTGTACGGCGACCCGGCCGTGACGGGTAAGCCCTCGGGCGACGACCTGCGGTCGGGCAAGCGCACGGTCCTGCTGGCCGAGGCGCTCGAGCTGGCCGACAAGTCCGATCCGGCCGCGGCCACACTGCTGCGCGACACCGTCGGCACCGAGCTGTCCGATGCGCAGGTCCACGATCTGCGCGCGGCCATCGAATCGGTCGGCGCCCTGTCTGCCGTCGAGAACCACATCGAGCTGCTCACCCACCGCGCGCTCGAGTTGCTCGACGCCGCACCCGTACACGATCAGGCCAAGATCGGTCTCGCCGAACTCGCGCGCCTGGCCGCCAACCGGTCGGCGTAG
- a CDS encoding alpha-(1->6)-mannopyranosyltransferase A: MTTPERTRTTSTGLGQHISRFASFAVSPEAQPARLGCVGAALLTVGGLGAGSTRVHDPLLESLHLSWLRFGHGLVVSSVLLWAGVAVMLIAWLWLGRRVLDGTATAYTTVATTGFWLAPLLLSVPLFSRDTYSYLAQGALLRDGFDPYLVGPVENPNSLLDNVSPIWTTTTAPYGPAFILVAKFVTMIVGNDIVAGTMLLRLCMLPGLILLIWATQRVARHIGASPATALWVCVLNPLVIIHLMGGVHNEMLMVGLMMAGIALTFQQHPVWGVGLIAMAVAVKATAGLALPFVVWVWMRQLRDRHNHPPVRAFALATAASVVIFAAVFAVMSWLAGVGLGWLSALAAGNVKIINWLTVPTAAANLINVIGGLVFSVNFYAVLDVTRIIGLAVIAISLPLLWWRFRHTDREALTGIALAMLVVVLFVPAALPWYYTWPLAVAAALVQTRPAIAAIAGFSTWIMVMWKPDGAHGMYSWAHVLLTTACALVAWYSIYRMSKPDTSDETAVSTP; the protein is encoded by the coding sequence ATGACCACACCTGAACGCACCCGGACCACGAGCACCGGTCTGGGGCAGCACATCTCACGATTCGCGTCGTTCGCGGTCTCCCCCGAGGCGCAGCCCGCCCGGCTCGGCTGCGTTGGCGCCGCGCTGTTGACCGTCGGCGGGCTCGGCGCGGGCAGCACCCGGGTGCACGATCCGCTGCTGGAATCGCTGCATCTGTCGTGGCTACGCTTCGGCCACGGCCTGGTGGTGTCGTCGGTGTTGTTGTGGGCCGGGGTCGCGGTGATGCTGATCGCGTGGCTGTGGCTGGGCCGCCGGGTGCTCGACGGCACGGCCACCGCGTACACGACGGTCGCGACCACCGGCTTCTGGCTCGCGCCACTGTTGTTGAGCGTTCCGCTGTTCAGCCGGGACACCTACTCCTATCTCGCCCAGGGCGCGCTGTTGCGCGACGGCTTCGACCCCTACCTGGTGGGGCCGGTGGAGAATCCGAACTCGTTGCTGGACAACGTCAGTCCGATCTGGACGACCACGACGGCGCCGTACGGCCCGGCGTTCATCCTGGTCGCCAAGTTCGTCACGATGATCGTCGGCAACGACATCGTCGCGGGCACCATGCTGCTGCGGCTGTGCATGCTGCCCGGCCTGATCCTGCTGATCTGGGCGACGCAACGCGTCGCGCGCCACATCGGCGCGAGTCCGGCCACGGCCCTGTGGGTCTGCGTGCTGAATCCGCTCGTGATCATCCACCTGATGGGTGGCGTCCACAACGAGATGCTCATGGTCGGGCTCATGATGGCCGGCATCGCGCTCACGTTCCAGCAGCACCCGGTGTGGGGCGTCGGCCTGATCGCGATGGCTGTCGCCGTCAAAGCGACCGCGGGCCTTGCCCTTCCGTTCGTCGTGTGGGTGTGGATGCGGCAGCTGCGGGACCGCCACAACCACCCGCCCGTGCGGGCCTTCGCGCTGGCGACCGCGGCCTCCGTGGTGATCTTCGCCGCGGTGTTCGCCGTGATGTCCTGGCTCGCGGGCGTCGGCCTCGGCTGGCTTTCGGCCCTTGCTGCAGGCAACGTCAAGATCATCAACTGGCTGACCGTGCCCACCGCTGCCGCCAACCTCATCAATGTCATTGGCGGCCTGGTCTTTTCGGTCAATTTCTACGCGGTGCTCGATGTCACGCGCATAATCGGGCTCGCGGTCATCGCGATCTCGCTGCCGCTGCTGTGGTGGCGGTTCCGGCACACCGACCGCGAAGCCCTTACCGGCATCGCCCTGGCCATGCTGGTGGTGGTGCTGTTCGTGCCCGCCGCGCTGCCCTGGTACTACACGTGGCCGCTGGCCGTCGCGGCCGCGCTGGTCCAGACCCGTCCGGCCATCGCGGCCATCGCGGGCTTCTCCACGTGGATCATGGTGATGTGGAAACCCGATGGCGCCCACGGCATGTACTCGTGGGCGCACGTGCTGCTGACCACGGCATGCGCCCTGGTGGCGTGGTACTCGATCTACCGCATGTCCAAGCCGGACACGTCCGACGAGACCGCCGTCAGTACGCCATAG
- a CDS encoding protein kinase domain-containing protein, translating to MCSVEPYRQSDPLVGAVLDGRYRVDAAIASGGMSTVYRGLDVRLDRPVALKIMDSRYAGDEHFLTRFRREAKAVARLKDPGLVAVFDQGGGESGTAGQPPFLVMELIDGGTLRELLTERGPMPPHAVAAVLAPVLGGLAVAHRAGLVHRDIKPENVLISDDGEVKIADFGLVRAVAEAKITSTSVILGTAAYLSPEQVSTGEADPRSDVYSVGVLTYELLTGVTPFTGDTALAVAYRRLDTDVPPPSSVIAGVPAQFDDFVRRATARDAAQRFTDADEMGTHLETIVDDLELPAFRVPAPRNSAAHLSATRFHHREEAATEVTAVVPSVTAPPPPPRQAPRQPTRELTRDPQRFVPVAAVPDEYDEYQPVSGQFAGIDMSEFYWARQRAKRVLLFWVIAVLTLTGLVAAAAWTLGSNISTLI from the coding sequence ATGTGTTCGGTGGAGCCCTACCGGCAATCGGACCCACTCGTCGGCGCTGTGCTGGACGGGCGCTACCGCGTGGACGCCGCAATCGCGTCCGGCGGCATGTCAACCGTGTACCGGGGGCTCGACGTTCGCCTGGACCGGCCGGTCGCGCTGAAGATCATGGATTCCCGGTACGCGGGCGACGAACACTTCCTCACGCGGTTCCGGCGGGAGGCCAAGGCCGTGGCCCGGTTGAAGGATCCCGGCCTGGTCGCGGTTTTCGATCAGGGTGGCGGCGAGAGCGGCACGGCCGGGCAACCGCCTTTTCTGGTGATGGAACTGATCGACGGCGGGACGCTGCGTGAGCTGCTCACCGAACGTGGGCCGATGCCGCCTCATGCGGTCGCCGCGGTGCTGGCTCCCGTGCTCGGCGGGCTCGCGGTGGCGCACCGGGCCGGGCTGGTGCACCGCGACATCAAGCCCGAGAACGTGTTGATCTCAGACGACGGCGAGGTCAAGATCGCCGATTTCGGGCTCGTGCGGGCCGTCGCGGAAGCCAAGATCACCTCGACCAGCGTGATTCTCGGCACCGCGGCCTACCTGTCGCCCGAGCAGGTCAGCACCGGCGAGGCGGATCCGCGCAGCGACGTCTACTCGGTCGGCGTGCTGACCTACGAACTGCTCACGGGTGTCACACCGTTCACCGGGGATACCGCCCTCGCGGTGGCCTACCGCCGCCTGGACACCGACGTTCCGCCACCGAGCTCGGTAATCGCCGGTGTGCCAGCACAATTCGACGACTTCGTGCGGCGGGCCACGGCCCGCGACGCGGCGCAGCGGTTCACCGACGCCGACGAGATGGGCACGCACCTGGAGACGATCGTCGACGACTTGGAGCTGCCCGCGTTCCGCGTTCCCGCACCACGCAACTCCGCCGCACACCTTTCCGCCACCAGGTTTCACCACCGTGAGGAAGCGGCCACCGAGGTGACGGCCGTCGTGCCATCGGTTACCGCACCGCCGCCACCGCCCCGGCAGGCGCCGCGCCAGCCGACCCGGGAACTCACCCGCGACCCTCAGCGCTTCGTGCCCGTCGCGGCCGTGCCCGACGAGTACGACGAATACCAGCCGGTGTCAGGTCAATTCGCGGGCATCGACATGAGCGAGTTCTACTGGGCGCGGCAGCGCGCCAAACGCGTGCTGCTGTTCTGGGTTATCGCGGTGCTGACCCTCACGGGCCTGGTTGCCGCCGCGGCGTGGACCCTCGGCAGCAACATCAGCACGCTGATCTAG
- a CDS encoding lysophospholipid acyltransferase family protein — protein MWYWLFKFIFMGPLLSLLGRPKVTGLEHVPSSGPVILASNHLAVADSFYLPLVVSRRITFLAKAEYFTGTGIKGWFTRWFYTVAGQVPIDRTDADSAQSALTTAERILAEGKLLGMYPEGTRSPDGRLYKGKTGLARLALQSGVPVIPVAMVGTNVVNPPGSKMWRFGRVEVRFGKPMDFSRFDGLAGNRFIERAVIDEVMYELMGLSGQEYVDLYAADVKENAEKAAAAAKPASRMPHAAAG, from the coding sequence ATGTGGTATTGGCTGTTCAAGTTCATCTTCATGGGGCCTTTGCTGTCCTTGCTCGGACGGCCGAAAGTCACTGGGCTTGAGCATGTTCCGTCGTCGGGCCCGGTGATCCTGGCCAGCAACCACCTGGCGGTCGCGGACAGTTTCTACCTGCCGCTCGTGGTGAGCCGCCGCATCACCTTCCTGGCCAAGGCCGAATACTTCACCGGGACGGGCATCAAGGGCTGGTTCACGCGGTGGTTCTACACCGTCGCGGGCCAGGTGCCGATCGACCGCACCGACGCCGACTCGGCCCAGAGCGCGCTGACCACCGCCGAACGCATCCTCGCCGAAGGCAAGCTGCTCGGCATGTACCCCGAGGGCACGCGGTCGCCGGACGGCAGGCTCTACAAAGGCAAGACCGGCCTGGCCAGGCTGGCCCTGCAGAGCGGTGTCCCGGTCATCCCGGTCGCCATGGTCGGCACCAACGTGGTGAACCCGCCCGGCAGCAAGATGTGGCGGTTCGGCCGGGTCGAGGTCCGCTTCGGCAAGCCCATGGACTTCAGCCGGTTCGACGGGCTCGCGGGCAACCGGTTCATCGAGCGTGCCGTCATCGACGAGGTGATGTACGAGCTCATGGGTTTGTCGGGCCAGGAATACGTCGACCTGTATGCCGCCGACGTCAAGGAGAATGCGGAAAAAGCCGCAGCCGCGGCCAAGCCCGCGTCGCGGATGCCGCACGCCGCGGCGGGTTGA
- a CDS encoding glycosyltransferase 87 family protein has product MSKRQSPGRAGLGPTIAWRGFQLLTLAGLAFACWRLLGHTPYRIDIDVYRMGGRAWLDGQPLYADGAIFHTQGGLDLPFTYPPLAAITFAPFAWLSLPAASAAITATTLVLLIVSTVIVLTRLDVWPHTTVTSEPAWLRRCWLAAAIVAPAVIYLEPIRSNFNFGQINVVLMTLVIADCLPRRTPWPRGVLLGLAIALKLTPAVFLLYFLLRRDVRALVTTAVAAVAATLAGFALAWTDSLEYWTATVRNTDRIGTATLNTNQNISGTLARLGLGEEPRFVLWLLACFAVLALTVWAARRALRSADDSGAVLALICVAMFGLVVSPVSWSHHWVWTLPTLLVTGILAYRRRSVALAAVTVLGVALTVWNPITLMPEHRETAASLWRQLAGGSYVWWALAVIVVAGLAPTVSTRPQPAVATVPAHRSAAA; this is encoded by the coding sequence ATGAGTAAGCGGCAGTCGCCCGGCCGGGCTGGTTTGGGACCAACCATCGCGTGGCGGGGCTTCCAGCTGCTGACGCTTGCCGGGCTGGCATTCGCCTGCTGGCGCCTGTTGGGTCACACCCCCTATCGCATCGACATCGACGTGTACCGGATGGGCGGAAGGGCCTGGTTGGACGGTCAACCGCTGTACGCGGACGGTGCGATCTTCCACACCCAGGGCGGGCTCGACCTGCCGTTCACCTATCCCCCGCTCGCGGCCATCACGTTCGCCCCGTTCGCGTGGCTGTCCCTGCCCGCGGCGAGCGCAGCCATCACCGCCACCACCCTGGTGCTGCTGATCGTGTCGACCGTCATCGTGCTGACCCGCCTCGACGTGTGGCCGCACACCACCGTCACCTCCGAACCGGCGTGGCTGCGCCGGTGCTGGCTGGCCGCGGCCATCGTGGCGCCCGCGGTGATCTACCTGGAGCCCATCCGGTCGAACTTCAACTTCGGCCAGATCAACGTGGTGTTGATGACCCTGGTCATCGCCGACTGCCTGCCGCGCCGGACCCCGTGGCCGCGCGGCGTGCTGCTGGGCCTTGCCATCGCGCTCAAACTCACGCCGGCCGTGTTCCTGCTGTACTTCCTGCTGCGGCGCGACGTCCGCGCGCTCGTGACGACGGCCGTCGCCGCCGTTGCCGCCACGCTGGCGGGGTTCGCGCTGGCCTGGACCGATTCGCTGGAGTACTGGACGGCGACGGTCCGCAACACCGACCGGATCGGCACTGCGACGCTGAACACCAACCAGAACATCTCCGGCACGCTCGCGCGGCTCGGCCTCGGCGAGGAGCCCCGATTCGTGTTGTGGCTGTTGGCGTGCTTCGCCGTGCTGGCGCTCACCGTGTGGGCCGCGCGCCGGGCCCTGCGCAGCGCGGATGACTCCGGTGCCGTGCTCGCGCTGATCTGCGTGGCGATGTTCGGCCTTGTGGTCTCGCCGGTGTCGTGGTCCCACCATTGGGTGTGGACGCTGCCGACGCTGCTCGTGACGGGCATCCTGGCCTACCGGCGCCGCAGTGTGGCGCTGGCGGCCGTGACCGTGCTGGGCGTGGCGTTGACGGTGTGGAATCCGATCACCCTGATGCCAGAACACCGCGAGACCGCGGCGTCGCTGTGGCGTCAGCTCGCGGGCGGATCCTACGTGTGGTGGGCGCTGGCCGTGATCGTCGTCGCGGGGCTCGCCCCGACTGTGTCGACGCGCCCCCAGCCCGCGGTCGCCACCGTCCCGGCGCACCGCTCAGCGGCGGCCTAG
- a CDS encoding polyadenylate-specific 3'-exoribonuclease AS, with the protein MRFFYDTEFIDDGRTIDLISIGVAAEDGREYYAISTEFNPDRAGRWVRKNVLPKLPSPSSQLWRSRRQIRSELEDFFDIDGDEPIELWAWVGAYDHVVLCQLWGPMTDLPPAIPRFTRELRQFWEDRGSPRMPPRPRDAHDALVDARHNLHRFRLMTGLVRGTGTDQA; encoded by the coding sequence ATGCGCTTTTTCTACGACACCGAGTTCATCGACGACGGTCGCACCATCGACCTGATCTCGATCGGGGTGGCCGCCGAGGACGGCCGCGAGTATTACGCCATCTCAACAGAATTCAATCCGGACCGGGCCGGCCGGTGGGTGCGCAAGAACGTGCTGCCCAAGTTGCCGTCACCGTCCTCGCAGCTGTGGCGCTCGCGGCGGCAGATCCGCTCGGAGCTCGAGGACTTCTTCGACATCGACGGCGACGAGCCCATCGAGCTGTGGGCCTGGGTGGGTGCCTACGACCACGTCGTGCTGTGCCAGCTGTGGGGGCCCATGACCGACCTGCCGCCCGCGATACCCCGGTTCACCAGGGAACTGCGGCAATTCTGGGAGGACCGCGGATCGCCGCGGATGCCACCGCGGCCCCGCGACGCGCACGACGCACTGGTCGACGCGCGACACAACCTGCACCGGTTCCGGCTGATGACCGGTTTGGTCCGCGGCACCGGCACTGACCAGGCCTGA
- a CDS encoding ArsA family ATPase, whose product MSDSPPPAHGAQPARISLFVGKGGVGKSTLATATAVRDAQAGLRVLIVSTDQAHSTGDVLGTSLTPTGDRAPTRVLADLDTGSLDALALDTLALLEARWAEIAGPLADRFTESDLGDVAPEELSALPGIQEVLGLYEVGELAASGRWDHVVVDCASTADALRMLTLPATFGLYLERAWPRHRRLSGTSAHSGSVQPADAATTAIVMLLERIAAGIEQLSALLADGARVGAHLVLTPERVVAAEAVRTLGSLALMGVKVSELIVNQILVQDDSFEYQNLPAHPAFDWYSERISEQRAVLEHLDTTIGDVQLVLVPHVAGEPIGPKALGDLLAAARRRDGSPPPGPLRPVVDRESGSGLEAVYRLRLELPQVDSAGLTLGRVDDDLIIGVGGVRRRVRLASVLRRCIVTDAQLRGSELTVRFRPNPEVWPA is encoded by the coding sequence CTGAGTGATTCGCCGCCGCCCGCCCACGGTGCACAGCCGGCCCGGATAAGCCTGTTCGTCGGCAAGGGCGGGGTGGGCAAGTCCACGCTGGCAACCGCCACCGCCGTGCGCGACGCGCAGGCCGGGTTGCGGGTGCTCATCGTCTCGACGGATCAAGCCCATTCCACGGGCGACGTCCTCGGCACCAGTCTCACGCCGACCGGGGACCGCGCGCCGACACGGGTGCTGGCAGACCTCGACACCGGATCGCTGGACGCGCTCGCGCTCGACACCCTCGCGCTGCTCGAAGCGCGGTGGGCCGAGATCGCCGGGCCACTTGCGGACCGGTTCACCGAATCCGACTTGGGAGACGTTGCCCCGGAGGAACTTTCGGCACTTCCGGGCATCCAGGAGGTGCTCGGTCTGTACGAGGTGGGCGAGCTCGCCGCGTCCGGCCGGTGGGATCACGTCGTGGTGGACTGCGCCTCGACGGCCGACGCGCTGCGCATGCTGACCCTGCCCGCGACGTTCGGCCTGTACCTCGAACGGGCCTGGCCCCGGCACCGCCGGTTGTCCGGTACGTCGGCGCATTCGGGAAGCGTTCAGCCGGCCGATGCCGCGACCACGGCGATCGTCATGCTGCTCGAACGGATCGCCGCGGGCATCGAACAACTTTCGGCACTGCTCGCCGACGGCGCGCGCGTCGGCGCGCATCTGGTGCTGACACCCGAGCGCGTCGTGGCCGCCGAAGCGGTCCGCACGTTGGGCTCGTTGGCCTTGATGGGGGTCAAGGTCTCCGAGCTGATCGTCAATCAGATTCTGGTGCAGGACGATTCGTTCGAGTACCAGAACCTGCCCGCGCATCCCGCGTTCGACTGGTACAGCGAGCGGATCTCCGAGCAGCGCGCGGTGCTCGAACACCTCGACACCACGATCGGCGACGTGCAGCTGGTGCTGGTTCCGCACGTCGCCGGCGAGCCGATCGGGCCCAAGGCGCTCGGAGACCTGCTCGCGGCCGCGCGCCGACGGGACGGTTCGCCGCCGCCCGGGCCGCTGCGGCCCGTGGTCGACCGGGAATCAGGGTCTGGACTCGAAGCCGTCTACCGCTTGCGGCTAGAGTTGCCGCAGGTCGACTCCGCCGGACTCACGTTGGGCCGGGTCGACGACGACTTGATCATCGGCGTCGGCGGTGTGCGGCGCCGGGTGCGGTTGGCCTCTGTGCTGCGGCGGTGCATCGTGACGGACGCACAGCTGCGGGGCAGTGAGCTGACGGTGCGATTTCGACCGAACCCGGAGGTGTGGCCAGCATGA
- a CDS encoding SRPBCC family protein produces MADKTAQTIYIDADPATVMDVIADIGSYPDWVAEYTDAEVLETDEAGNPKTARLVLDAAVLKDTMVLSYVWPADRTSVTWTLVSSSLLRALEGAYRLAPKGSGTEVTYELSVDLIIPMIGLLKRKAERRLTDTALKDLKKRVEAE; encoded by the coding sequence GTGGCGGACAAGACGGCGCAGACCATATATATCGATGCCGACCCGGCGACGGTGATGGACGTCATCGCCGACATCGGTTCCTACCCCGACTGGGTAGCCGAGTACACCGACGCCGAGGTGCTCGAGACCGATGAGGCAGGCAATCCGAAGACCGCGCGCCTCGTCCTCGACGCCGCGGTGCTCAAGGACACCATGGTGTTGTCCTATGTCTGGCCCGCCGATCGCACCTCGGTCACCTGGACCTTGGTGTCGAGTTCCCTGTTGCGCGCGCTGGAAGGCGCATACCGGTTGGCGCCCAAGGGATCCGGCACCGAAGTCACCTACGAACTCTCGGTCGACCTGATCATCCCGATGATCGGGCTGCTCAAGCGCAAGGCCGAGCGCAGACTCACCGACACCGCGCTGAAGGATCTCAAGAAACGAGTCGAGGCTGAGTGA
- a CDS encoding class II 3-deoxy-7-phosphoheptulonate synthase, producing the protein MNWTVDIPIDQLPPLPPLTDELRQRLDAALAKPAAQQPSWDADAAKAMRTVLESVPPVTVPSEIEKLKGLLADVALGKAFLLQGGDCAETFVDNTEPHIRANIRTLLQMAVVLTYGASLPVVKVARIAGQYAKPRSADVDALGLKSYRGDMVNGFAPDAAVRQHDASRLVRAYANASAAMNLVRALTSSGLASLHLVHDWNREFVRTSPAGARYEALAGEIDRGLNFMSACGVADRNLQTAEIFASHEALVLDYERAMLRLSDEASGVEGAPKLYDQSAHYLWIGERTRQLDGAHIAFAEVIANPIGVKLGPTTSPETAVEYVERLDPRGEPGRLTLVTRMGNNKVRDLLPPIIEKVQATGHQVIWQCDPMHGNTHESSTGYKTRHFDRIVDEVQGFFEVHRALGTHPGGIHVEITGENVTECLGGAQDISDSDLAGRYETACDPRLNTQQSLELAFLVAEMLRD; encoded by the coding sequence GTGAACTGGACCGTGGACATCCCCATCGACCAGCTGCCCCCGCTGCCTCCGCTGACGGACGAGCTGCGGCAACGGCTGGATGCGGCGCTGGCCAAGCCGGCCGCCCAGCAGCCCAGTTGGGATGCCGACGCGGCCAAGGCCATGCGCACGGTGCTGGAGAGCGTGCCGCCGGTCACGGTGCCGTCCGAGATCGAGAAGCTCAAGGGCCTGCTGGCCGACGTTGCGCTCGGCAAGGCGTTCCTGCTGCAGGGCGGGGACTGTGCCGAGACGTTCGTGGACAACACCGAACCTCACATCAGGGCCAACATCCGCACGCTGCTGCAGATGGCCGTGGTGCTGACCTACGGCGCGAGCCTGCCCGTGGTCAAGGTCGCCCGCATCGCCGGGCAGTACGCCAAGCCGCGCTCGGCCGACGTCGACGCGCTCGGGCTCAAGTCCTACCGCGGTGACATGGTCAACGGTTTCGCGCCGGACGCCGCGGTGCGTCAGCACGACGCGTCCCGCCTGGTGCGGGCCTACGCCAACGCCAGTGCGGCGATGAACCTGGTGCGGGCGCTGACGTCGTCGGGTCTGGCCTCGCTGCACCTCGTGCACGACTGGAACCGTGAGTTCGTCCGGACCTCGCCCGCGGGCGCGCGGTACGAGGCCTTGGCCGGCGAGATCGACCGCGGCCTGAACTTCATGTCGGCCTGCGGGGTGGCCGACCGCAACCTGCAGACGGCCGAGATCTTCGCGAGCCACGAGGCGCTGGTGCTCGACTACGAGCGGGCCATGCTGCGGTTGTCCGACGAGGCCTCCGGCGTCGAGGGCGCCCCGAAGCTCTACGACCAGTCCGCGCACTACCTGTGGATCGGGGAGCGCACGCGCCAGCTCGACGGTGCGCACATCGCGTTCGCGGAGGTGATCGCCAACCCGATCGGCGTCAAGCTGGGGCCGACCACGTCGCCGGAGACGGCCGTGGAGTATGTCGAGCGGCTCGACCCGCGAGGCGAGCCGGGCCGGCTGACGCTCGTCACGCGGATGGGCAACAACAAGGTGCGTGACCTGCTGCCGCCCATCATCGAGAAGGTGCAGGCCACCGGGCATCAGGTGATCTGGCAGTGCGACCCGATGCACGGCAACACCCACGAGTCGTCGACCGGGTACAAGACCCGCCATTTCGACCGCATCGTCGACGAGGTCCAGGGCTTCTTCGAGGTGCACCGGGCACTGGGGACGCATCCCGGCGGCATCCACGTCGAGATCACCGGGGAGAACGTCACCGAATGTCTCGGTGGCGCCCAGGACATTTCGGATTCGGACCTGGCCGGGCGGTATGAGACCGCGTGCGACCCGCGGCTCAACACCCAGCAGAGCCTGGAGCTGGCGTTCCTGGTCGCCGAGATGCTCCGCGACTAG
- a CDS encoding LppM family (lipo)protein, translating into MRARPTRTPARRRGRARLGALVMLLLLMPMVVGCVRVRASITVSADDRVSGQIIAAAKPRSADDKGPQLLNNLPFATKVAVSEYSRDDYVGSQAVFSDLSFAELPQLAGMNRDAAGVDISLRRAGDLVILEGRVDLTSLNDPQADVLLTVSFPGEVTSTNGDQVSESIVEWKLRPGIVSTMNAQARYTDPSARSFTTAAIWLAVGAFLVAGVIAGLAWANRDTSPKPGERATAGD; encoded by the coding sequence ATGCGCGCCCGACCGACCCGCACCCCAGCCCGCCGCCGCGGCCGGGCCCGCCTCGGTGCGTTGGTGATGTTGCTGCTGCTGATGCCGATGGTGGTCGGTTGCGTCCGGGTACGCGCGTCGATCACGGTGTCGGCCGACGACCGCGTTTCGGGCCAGATCATCGCCGCGGCCAAACCGCGCAGCGCCGACGACAAGGGCCCGCAGCTGCTCAACAACCTGCCGTTCGCCACCAAGGTGGCGGTCTCGGAGTACAGCCGCGACGACTACGTCGGATCGCAAGCGGTGTTCTCCGACCTGAGCTTCGCCGAGCTGCCCCAGCTGGCAGGCATGAACCGCGACGCCGCCGGGGTGGACATCTCGCTGCGCCGGGCCGGTGACCTGGTGATCCTGGAGGGCCGCGTCGACCTGACCTCGCTCAACGACCCGCAGGCCGACGTGCTGCTGACGGTGTCGTTCCCGGGCGAGGTCACCTCGACCAACGGCGATCAGGTCAGCGAGTCGATCGTCGAGTGGAAGCTGCGGCCCGGCATCGTCAGCACCATGAACGCGCAGGCCCGGTACACCGACCCGAGCGCGCGCTCGTTCACCACCGCCGCCATCTGGCTGGCGGTCGGCGCGTTCCTGGTCGCCGGCGTGATCGCCGGGCTGGCATGGGCGAACCGCGACACGTCGCCAAAGCCGGGCGAACGCGCCACCGCGGGCGACTGA
- a CDS encoding Rv2175c family DNA-binding protein: MSSIPAADDVLDPSEAVYDLPTVANLLGIPVTKVHQQLREGHLVAVRRDGVVVVPKIFFDATGHVVKALPGLLVVLHDGGYHDTEIVRWLFTPDPSLTITRDGTTDRQANARPVDALHSHQAREVVRRAQAMAY; encoded by the coding sequence GTGAGCAGCATTCCGGCCGCCGACGACGTACTGGATCCCAGCGAGGCCGTCTACGACCTACCCACAGTGGCAAATTTACTCGGCATACCCGTGACCAAGGTGCATCAACAGTTGCGGGAAGGGCACCTGGTCGCCGTGCGTCGCGACGGTGTGGTGGTGGTGCCGAAGATCTTCTTCGATGCCACAGGGCATGTGGTGAAGGCCCTGCCCGGCCTGCTCGTCGTGCTGCACGACGGCGGCTATCACGACACCGAGATCGTGCGCTGGCTCTTCACACCCGATCCGTCGTTGACGATCACCAGGGACGGCACGACCGACCGGCAGGCCAACGCGCGCCCCGTCGACGCCCTGCACTCGCATCAGGCCAGAGAAGTCGTGCGGCGCGCGCAGGCTATGGCGTACTGA